A window from Mogibacterium neglectum encodes these proteins:
- a CDS encoding DegT/DnrJ/EryC1/StrS family aminotransferase encodes MEFRDLKKQYAALKNDIDRQIDEVITSSRFIGGSKVSELEEKLAAYVGVKHCVTCGNGTDALELALMAWGIGEGDAVFVPDFTFFSSGEVVAILGATPVFVDVDEDTFNMDAASLEKAITGVVADGKLRPRVVVPVDLFGLPANFPEIRKVADKYGLKILEDGAQGFGGEINGQKACSFGDISTTSFFPAKPLGCYGDGGAIFTNDDEAAELIRSYCVHGKGKMKYDNVRIGMNSRLDSIQAGILLPKLAVFAEYEVADVNSAAAKYTELLNGTVATPVVPEGFLSSWAQYTIKLENREQRDALQTFLKEKSIPSMIYYPKQMHNQEAFSGENDYGVDCSVTNRLCDTVLSLPIHPYISDDDVNEVASVIKEFLGQ; translated from the coding sequence ATGGAGTTTAGAGATTTAAAGAAGCAGTATGCTGCACTTAAAAATGACATAGATCGCCAAATTGACGAAGTAATCACCAGTAGCAGGTTTATCGGCGGTAGCAAAGTTTCCGAGCTTGAAGAGAAGCTAGCTGCATACGTTGGTGTAAAGCACTGTGTAACCTGTGGAAATGGAACAGATGCGCTAGAATTAGCGCTTATGGCATGGGGAATTGGGGAAGGTGACGCTGTATTCGTTCCCGACTTCACTTTTTTCTCATCTGGAGAAGTGGTTGCAATTTTAGGTGCGACACCAGTTTTCGTCGATGTAGACGAGGATACTTTCAACATGGATGCCGCTTCGCTAGAAAAGGCAATTACAGGGGTAGTCGCTGATGGGAAGTTAAGACCGAGGGTGGTTGTACCCGTAGACTTATTTGGACTCCCAGCTAACTTCCCTGAGATTAGGAAGGTTGCAGATAAGTATGGCCTTAAGATTCTTGAGGATGGAGCCCAAGGCTTTGGCGGTGAAATCAATGGACAGAAGGCGTGCAGCTTCGGAGACATCTCGACAACTTCGTTCTTCCCAGCAAAGCCACTAGGGTGCTATGGAGATGGTGGAGCGATATTTACAAATGATGATGAAGCCGCAGAGCTAATCAGATCTTACTGTGTACACGGTAAGGGTAAGATGAAGTATGACAACGTGCGCATCGGAATGAATTCCAGACTCGACTCCATTCAGGCAGGTATCCTATTGCCTAAGTTAGCTGTATTTGCAGAATATGAAGTAGCCGATGTTAACAGCGCAGCAGCTAAGTACACTGAACTTCTTAATGGAACTGTTGCTACACCTGTGGTTCCAGAAGGATTTTTAAGCAGCTGGGCACAGTACACGATTAAGCTTGAAAACAGAGAGCAGAGAGATGCGCTGCAGACATTCCTCAAAGAGAAATCAATCCCTTCTATGATTTACTATCCTAAGCAGATGCATAATCAGGAGGCGTTTAGTGGCGAAAACGACTATGGCGTTGATTGTTCTGTTACTAATAGGCTGTGCGATACAGTTCTATCGCTGCCAATTCACCCATATATCTCCGATGATGACGTGAATGAGGTGGCATCGGTTATCAAGGAGTTTTTAGGCCAGTAA
- a CDS encoding oligosaccharide flippase family protein, with amino-acid sequence MRDKIKFIYQKGLVHIMGSGLLNKVFTFIGNVFVVRFLTKREYGVFGYADNIMTFFLILNGMGIIYGMLQFCSEQRPEEEKEAYYWFSLKFGMAFNFAIAIGVFICAVFAPLKVAEARHVLMIYSLYPLTYYIYQYYCLLMRCKRENKRYALLSNLNAFIYMAVEIVGAYYLKASGIIIALYLATMITSLVGMRFYSIRTLRNANYLSRHQKLELIKYSAYVCANTMISNLLILMDVFLIGYIIVSPEKIAIYKVAATIPEALIVIPNSVVIFVYPYFAEHNMEYGWIKQNTKRLIGITAIMNFIIAGMLFILAPWIIKLLWGAKYMGAVTVFRILSVNYFVSSTLRVNVSNLLASLRKVKLNFYINIVAGISNIVLDAVLIKYMGIDGAAWATLTVVVITTAMLMPALIHSIRSLKKIELENS; translated from the coding sequence ATGCGGGATAAGATTAAATTCATATATCAGAAGGGCCTAGTTCATATAATGGGCTCGGGGCTTCTCAACAAGGTGTTTACGTTTATCGGGAATGTCTTTGTTGTAAGGTTCTTAACCAAACGCGAGTACGGAGTTTTCGGATACGCTGACAATATAATGACCTTCTTCCTGATTCTGAATGGAATGGGTATCATATATGGAATGCTTCAGTTCTGCTCAGAACAGAGGCCTGAAGAGGAAAAAGAGGCCTACTATTGGTTTTCGCTCAAGTTCGGAATGGCATTTAACTTCGCAATTGCAATAGGCGTATTCATATGTGCGGTGTTTGCACCATTAAAGGTAGCTGAGGCGAGACATGTGTTAATGATATATTCATTATATCCGTTGACATACTACATATATCAATATTATTGCCTGCTGATGCGTTGCAAGCGAGAGAATAAACGATATGCCCTCCTATCAAATCTCAATGCCTTTATTTATATGGCTGTTGAGATTGTCGGTGCGTATTACTTAAAAGCTAGTGGAATCATCATCGCTCTTTACCTTGCGACGATGATAACATCGTTAGTTGGGATGAGGTTTTACTCTATTAGGACACTAAGAAATGCGAACTATCTCTCAAGGCATCAGAAGCTAGAGCTGATAAAATATTCAGCATATGTGTGTGCGAACACTATGATTTCGAACTTACTCATCCTGATGGATGTATTCCTCATAGGTTACATCATAGTTAGTCCTGAAAAAATCGCTATATACAAGGTTGCGGCTACAATACCTGAAGCGCTCATTGTAATACCTAATAGTGTAGTGATTTTCGTGTATCCGTATTTTGCAGAGCACAACATGGAATACGGCTGGATTAAGCAGAACACCAAACGTCTAATTGGAATCACCGCCATTATGAATTTTATTATTGCGGGGATGCTATTTATTCTAGCTCCGTGGATAATAAAATTATTGTGGGGTGCTAAGTATATGGGCGCCGTTACAGTATTCAGAATACTTTCGGTTAACTACTTCGTCTCGTCAACTCTTAGAGTTAACGTGAGCAACCTGCTTGCAAGTCTCAGAAAGGTGAAGCTTAACTTTTACATAAATATTGTTGCGGGTATAAGCAATATAGTTCTCGATGCTGTGCTGATTAAGTACATGGGTATTGATGGTGCTGCATGGGCTACATTGACAGTCGTAGTGATTACAACTGCAATGCTAATGCCTGCGCTGATACATAGCATACGTAGCCTAAAGAAAATTGAGCTAGAAAACAGTTAA
- a CDS encoding LCP family protein — protein MSYARNYRKSKFNTFTKIWSLLYLIALLVFVSSMLVLDVVPSKLLLGAFVVLLIISAVFFVQLFRDNIKRSRKVTAFILSLILMVVYTVGTAYAVATHEFLGQVTAKKKAEDAVDVTSKPFNIYISGMDTTGKITEEARSDVNMIITVNPKTHKVLMTSIPRDYLVELQNGEKDKLTHTGLMGIDETTSDVEDLLGIKINYYVKVNYNTLKDLVNSIGGITINSDKAFISYIGKYRFVEGENQLDGAKALAYARERHAYSDGDNHRVRNQQEVLKAIVKKLTGSTTLLTRYNKILRYLAPTMEMNLTRSEVKALVKFQLGKNPKWKFESNSLEGFDAFSTVYSAGNQQLYVMKPDEESIKKARQKIKEIEHPKSKSKSKNKNKSDNDIESESSEDDNL, from the coding sequence ATGAGTTATGCAAGAAACTATCGAAAAAGCAAATTCAATACGTTTACTAAAATATGGTCGCTGCTTTATCTAATAGCACTGCTGGTGTTCGTATCATCTATGCTAGTGCTAGACGTAGTCCCTTCCAAGCTACTGCTCGGAGCATTTGTCGTACTTCTGATAATAAGTGCAGTATTCTTCGTACAGCTATTTAGAGATAATATAAAAAGATCCAGAAAGGTTACAGCATTTATATTGAGCTTGATCTTAATGGTGGTTTACACTGTTGGAACTGCATATGCAGTTGCTACACATGAGTTTCTAGGGCAGGTTACTGCGAAGAAGAAAGCAGAGGATGCCGTAGATGTGACGAGCAAACCATTCAACATTTACATAAGTGGAATGGATACAACTGGAAAGATCACCGAAGAAGCTCGTAGCGATGTTAATATGATTATTACGGTAAATCCTAAGACTCACAAGGTTCTCATGACTTCAATCCCAAGAGATTATCTCGTTGAACTACAAAATGGTGAGAAGGATAAGCTCACCCATACAGGTCTAATGGGCATCGATGAGACCACTTCGGATGTGGAAGATTTACTTGGTATTAAGATTAATTACTACGTAAAGGTTAACTACAATACGCTTAAGGATCTCGTAAATTCTATCGGCGGAATCACTATCAACTCTGACAAGGCATTTATCTCATACATCGGGAAATACCGCTTTGTAGAAGGTGAGAATCAGCTTGATGGTGCTAAGGCACTGGCATATGCGAGAGAGAGACATGCATATAGCGATGGCGACAACCATAGAGTTCGTAACCAGCAGGAAGTTCTCAAGGCTATCGTGAAAAAGCTTACGGGATCGACGACACTGCTCACGAGATATAACAAAATCCTGAGGTACCTCGCTCCGACTATGGAGATGAACCTGACGAGATCAGAGGTTAAGGCCCTTGTAAAGTTCCAACTAGGAAAGAATCCGAAGTGGAAGTTTGAATCCAATTCATTAGAAGGATTCGATGCATTTTCGACTGTGTATTCAGCAGGAAATCAGCAGCTATACGTTATGAAACCTGATGAAGAAAGCATTAAGAAGGCTCGTCAGAAGATTAAAGAAATCGAGCATCCAAAGTCGAAATCAAAATCAAAGAACAAGAACAAGAGCGATAACGATATTGAGAGTGAGAGCAGCGAAGATGACAACCTATAA
- a CDS encoding LicD family protein, whose amino-acid sequence MTTYNVDAFPEIKDVQRVELDILIKVARLCEERGLTYFIESGTALGAVRHGGFIPWDDDIDIGMPRQDYEKFLDIAQKELGDEYFVQTRATDPNAPFSFAKVRKNGTTFTEWNKRNIKMHHGIYIDIFPYDGLPIEGLDEHIDKCLKLNKLQFKKYIPDRVGVPQKSLKWKLGAIARRMQYYLLKLYPESLLEGKIKKEYMRYDTNPNEHGFCTCFSFVDRIIFPNELLFPPQKINFEGEEFYAPAKLVEYLTLMYGDYNQLPPVEDRVGHRPVEVSVTEELFTR is encoded by the coding sequence ATGACAACCTATAATGTAGATGCATTTCCAGAGATAAAGGACGTTCAGAGAGTTGAGCTAGATATACTCATAAAAGTTGCTAGGCTTTGTGAGGAAAGAGGGTTAACTTATTTTATCGAGAGTGGAACAGCTCTTGGTGCCGTTAGACATGGAGGATTCATCCCTTGGGATGATGACATAGATATCGGCATGCCACGTCAGGATTATGAGAAATTTCTGGATATTGCGCAGAAGGAACTGGGAGATGAATACTTTGTGCAGACGAGAGCGACTGATCCCAACGCTCCTTTCTCATTTGCTAAGGTTAGGAAGAACGGTACAACGTTCACAGAATGGAATAAGCGCAACATTAAGATGCATCACGGTATTTATATAGATATATTTCCGTATGATGGACTTCCTATAGAAGGACTTGATGAGCACATCGACAAATGCTTAAAACTCAATAAATTACAGTTTAAAAAATATATTCCAGACAGAGTAGGTGTTCCGCAGAAAAGCTTAAAGTGGAAGCTCGGAGCCATAGCGAGAAGGATGCAGTACTATCTTTTAAAGCTTTATCCGGAAAGCCTTCTTGAAGGAAAGATAAAAAAAGAGTATATGCGTTATGATACAAATCCAAATGAGCATGGATTTTGCACATGCTTCTCCTTTGTGGATAGAATCATTTTTCCAAATGAACTACTGTTCCCTCCTCAGAAGATTAATTTTGAGGGAGAGGAGTTCTATGCTCCAGCTAAACTCGTAGAATACTTAACACTTATGTACGGTGATTACAACCAGCTTCCACCTGTAGAGGACCGCGTGGGGCACAGACCCGTGGAGGTCTCTGTGACGGAGGAGCTATTTACCCGCTAG
- a CDS encoding glycosyltransferase, producing the protein MKILFISAANKNFDGRTRALLDVLNSFADIVDITTTQEDDFMDNSSYYVNYKSYKEFIRKIVEIGKKHRDVDFIFADNRKATVPALKLNKLLKPKAVIYDARELYLQRETHGFASKVGCFFESRMIAKATLTICANEERKQVMEKEYGKIGAILVFENFRKLSYSKEFSEEVMKLKFDYLNGDDSFKIVSTAGCEIERGTKELIEAAAKLNFNNTLYLVGCKENAEKQEIESFIEENKLENVKLIPRLNQDELKYFVSKCDVGIAMYHKKNSNNLYCSSGKIYEYAYEGIAVATTDNPPMKRVLDEYGIGAYDSDIGKALVSVHDNMDDIKKNIETFVGDRVVEKKQEEFAFDLRKCMEDLQDGK; encoded by the coding sequence GTGAAGATACTCTTTATCAGTGCAGCTAATAAAAACTTTGACGGTAGGACGAGGGCATTACTCGATGTCCTAAATTCATTTGCTGACATCGTAGACATAACAACAACCCAAGAAGATGATTTCATGGATAACAGTTCATATTATGTGAACTATAAGTCCTATAAGGAGTTTATTCGTAAAATCGTAGAAATCGGCAAGAAGCATAGAGACGTGGATTTTATCTTTGCTGATAACAGAAAAGCAACTGTTCCGGCGCTCAAGCTAAATAAGCTTCTTAAACCTAAAGCTGTGATTTACGATGCGAGGGAGCTATATCTACAGAGAGAAACTCACGGCTTTGCTAGTAAGGTCGGCTGTTTTTTCGAGTCGAGGATGATTGCGAAAGCCACACTGACAATCTGCGCAAATGAAGAGCGAAAGCAGGTTATGGAGAAAGAGTACGGCAAGATTGGAGCAATACTCGTGTTTGAAAACTTCCGAAAGCTATCGTATTCTAAGGAGTTTTCAGAGGAAGTAATGAAGCTGAAATTCGACTATCTGAACGGAGATGATTCATTTAAAATCGTATCAACAGCTGGCTGCGAAATCGAAAGAGGCACAAAGGAACTTATCGAAGCAGCAGCGAAGCTAAACTTCAATAACACATTGTACCTAGTTGGCTGCAAGGAAAATGCTGAGAAGCAGGAGATAGAATCATTCATCGAAGAGAACAAGCTCGAGAATGTGAAACTCATACCTAGACTAAACCAGGATGAACTCAAATACTTCGTCTCTAAGTGTGATGTTGGAATAGCGATGTATCACAAGAAGAATTCAAACAATCTCTACTGTTCGTCGGGGAAAATCTATGAATACGCATATGAAGGGATTGCTGTTGCAACGACTGATAATCCACCGATGAAGAGAGTTTTGGACGAGTACGGAATCGGAGCATATGACAGCGATATTGGCAAAGCGTTGGTGAGTGTTCACGACAATATGGACGATATTAAGAAGAATATAGAAACATTTGTCGGAGATCGAGTAGTCGAGAAGAAACAGGAAGAATTTGCATTTGATTTAAGAAAGTGTATGGAGGACTTACAAGATGGGAAATAG